The following are encoded together in the Dyella terrae genome:
- a CDS encoding FecR family protein, which produces MMANTLNEQNLRVAADWWVRLRDPAATERTTAQWLAWTDEDPAHLTAFERVTELAMRLQMLGEVSRERLMAEFASPRVAPQRWWIPAAAAAAVILAVGGYVGWHATSGSVTTQAYASAIATQRSVVLDDGTRLTLGGATRLTTRFSHGQREVDLSSGEAYFEVVHDAGRPFVVHAGGVTIEDIGTAFNVRRTGDYVTLAMAEGRVRVADATGGSHNSLEAVAGQSVTYDPSRAAMNVTASDPANAAAWRNQRLEFDNEPLSVVVANINRYRAQPLRVADTDLNSLTFTGTVRADAIDDWLHALPQVLPLQVGNVSGETVLSDTRNKAAPH; this is translated from the coding sequence ATGATGGCTAACACATTGAACGAACAAAACCTGCGCGTCGCCGCCGATTGGTGGGTGCGACTGCGCGATCCCGCTGCGACGGAACGGACAACCGCGCAATGGCTGGCCTGGACCGATGAAGATCCCGCACACCTCACGGCGTTCGAGCGCGTGACCGAGTTGGCCATGCGCCTGCAGATGCTGGGTGAGGTGTCGCGCGAGCGGTTGATGGCGGAGTTCGCTTCGCCGCGGGTGGCGCCGCAACGCTGGTGGATCCCGGCCGCGGCTGCGGCCGCCGTGATACTGGCCGTGGGCGGCTACGTGGGTTGGCATGCAACCTCCGGCAGCGTCACCACGCAGGCGTATGCCAGTGCCATTGCCACGCAACGCAGCGTGGTGCTGGATGACGGCACGCGCCTTACGCTCGGCGGCGCCACGCGTCTCACCACGCGTTTCAGCCATGGCCAGCGCGAAGTGGATCTCTCCTCCGGCGAGGCCTATTTCGAAGTTGTGCACGATGCGGGGCGTCCGTTCGTGGTGCATGCGGGCGGCGTGACCATCGAGGACATCGGTACGGCCTTCAACGTCCGTCGCACCGGCGACTATGTCACCCTCGCCATGGCGGAAGGCCGCGTGCGCGTGGCTGATGCCACCGGCGGCTCGCACAATAGCCTGGAGGCCGTGGCAGGCCAGTCGGTGACCTATGATCCGTCGCGTGCGGCTATGAACGTCACCGCAAGCGATCCGGCCAATGCCGCGGCTTGGCGCAATCAGCGGTTGGAGTTCGACAACGAACCGCTGTCGGTGGTGGTGGCCAACATCAATCGTTACCGCGCGCAGCCACTGCGTGTTGCTGATACCGACCTGAACTCGCTGACGTTTACGGGTACCGTCAGGGCCGATGCTATCGACGACTGGCTGCATGCC
- a CDS encoding RNA polymerase sigma factor → MDRPVAAPTHPGVNLDPAFALRIADLFREHNRALVAFLQCRLNSLSDAQEVAQEAYVRLVTMDRPEQVESLRAYLFRVASNLAVDRMRARQVRAEHPVEIPDEDLHLAPIPERHVHATGQLQELYKALRELPAKTGRAFVMHVIDGCEISVIARAMKISERMVRYHVANALAHCRARVDELEMP, encoded by the coding sequence GTGGATAGACCTGTAGCCGCGCCCACCCATCCGGGCGTGAATCTCGATCCGGCGTTTGCCTTGCGCATCGCTGATCTGTTCCGCGAGCACAACCGTGCGCTCGTGGCGTTCCTGCAGTGCCGCCTGAATTCGTTATCCGATGCTCAGGAGGTTGCGCAGGAAGCCTATGTGCGCCTGGTGACCATGGATCGCCCCGAGCAGGTGGAGTCGTTGCGTGCCTATCTGTTTCGCGTTGCCTCAAACCTGGCGGTGGATCGGATGCGCGCGCGCCAGGTGCGCGCCGAGCATCCGGTGGAGATTCCGGACGAGGACCTGCACCTTGCGCCTATTCCCGAGCGCCATGTGCATGCCACGGGGCAATTGCAGGAGCTCTACAAAGCGCTGCGTGAATTACCTGCCAAGACCGGACGTGCTTTTGTCATGCATGTCATCGACGGCTGCGAGATCAGCGTTATCGCGCGGGCCATGAAAATTAGTGAGCGCATGGTGCGCTATCACGTCGCCAACGCCCTGGCTCATTGCCGGGCGCGGGTAGACGAACTGGAGATGCCATGA